From Polynucleobacter sp. MWH-Braz-FAM2G, a single genomic window includes:
- the clpS gene encoding ATP-dependent Clp protease adapter ClpS, with amino-acid sequence MFLMSRKPKNPTTGIPSNPYADDTILLEKQVEQVKAPSMYKVLLLNDDYTPMEFVVMVIQEYFNKDHETATRIMLQVHLVGKGVCGIFTRDVAATKVHQVIELSREAGHPLQCTMEEA; translated from the coding sequence ATGTTTCTCATGAGTCGCAAACCTAAAAATCCCACTACAGGCATACCGAGTAATCCATATGCCGATGACACTATTCTTCTTGAAAAGCAGGTCGAGCAAGTTAAGGCTCCTTCGATGTATAAGGTTTTGCTCTTGAATGATGACTACACACCAATGGAATTTGTAGTGATGGTGATTCAAGAGTATTTTAATAAAGATCATGAAACAGCTACGCGCATCATGTTGCAGGTACATTTAGTTGGCAAAGGTGTTTGCGGGATTTTTACCCGCGATGTTGCTGCCACCAAAGTGCATCAAGTTATTGAACTCTCCCGTGAAGCGGGCCACCCACTACAGTGCACTATGGAGGAAGCATGA
- a CDS encoding cold-shock protein: MATGIVKWFNDAKGFGFIKPDDGEEELFAHFSAITMPGFKTLKENQKVTFDITQGPKGKQATNIQAA; this comes from the coding sequence ATGGCGACCGGAATTGTTAAGTGGTTCAATGATGCAAAAGGTTTTGGCTTTATCAAACCTGATGATGGTGAAGAAGAGTTGTTCGCGCATTTCAGCGCAATTACTATGCCTGGGTTCAAAACCCTCAAGGAAAACCAAAAGGTAACGTTTGACATTACCCAAGGTCCTAAAGGCAAGCAAGCTACCAATATCCAAGCGGCTTAA